In a genomic window of Venatoribacter cucullus:
- a CDS encoding YheT family hydrolase, protein MPLITSSYTPPPALANGYVQSILPTLVRRLPSEHLQRERLELGDGDFLDLDWSRCAASTQPRPLVIISHGLEGHSRRPYVLGVARQANRQGFDALAWNFRACSGEPNRLPRMYHSGATEDLHAVVQHAVACGYQRIHLVGFSMGGNLSLVYAGREAAQMPAAVRSVVAFSVPCDLHGSALQLAKRRNRIFMWRFLRDLGEKMRIKAQRFPQLISVDGYQNIRNFQQFDDRYTAPLHGFRDALDYWQQSSSLNYLAELKVPTLLVNARNDPFLSAACFPQQLAQQHEFLHLEIPASGGHVGFIRRSKDQTYWMELRALEFIAAQEKRVPASLPDAHTQPLTTSAS, encoded by the coding sequence ATGCCCCTGATCACCTCTTCCTATACTCCGCCACCGGCGCTGGCCAATGGCTATGTGCAAAGTATTCTGCCGACGCTGGTGCGGCGCTTGCCCAGTGAACACTTACAGCGTGAACGGCTGGAACTGGGTGATGGTGACTTTCTTGATCTGGACTGGAGCCGTTGTGCCGCCAGTACCCAGCCACGGCCATTGGTGATTATTTCGCACGGCCTGGAAGGCCATTCACGCCGGCCCTATGTGCTGGGGGTGGCCCGTCAGGCCAACCGCCAGGGTTTTGATGCCCTGGCCTGGAACTTCCGAGCCTGCAGTGGCGAACCCAACCGCTTACCGCGGATGTACCACAGTGGCGCCACCGAAGACCTGCACGCGGTGGTGCAGCATGCCGTGGCCTGTGGCTACCAGCGTATTCATCTGGTGGGTTTTTCCATGGGCGGTAATTTAAGCCTGGTGTATGCCGGCCGGGAGGCGGCGCAGATGCCGGCGGCGGTGCGCTCGGTGGTGGCCTTTTCTGTGCCCTGTGATTTACACGGCAGCGCTCTGCAGCTGGCCAAACGCCGTAACCGGATTTTTATGTGGCGCTTTCTGCGCGATCTGGGCGAAAAAATGCGTATTAAAGCGCAGCGCTTTCCGCAGCTGATCAGCGTCGACGGCTATCAGAATATCCGTAATTTCCAGCAGTTTGATGACCGCTACACCGCGCCATTGCACGGCTTCCGCGATGCGCTGGATTACTGGCAGCAATCCAGCAGCCTGAATTATCTGGCTGAGCTGAAGGTGCCAACCCTGCTGGTAAATGCCCGTAATGATCCGTTTTTGTCAGCGGCCTGCTTTCCGCAGCAACTGGCACAACAACACGAGTTTTTACATCTGGAAATACCGGCCAGCGGTGGCCATGTCGGCTTTATTCGCCGCAGTAAGGATCAGACTTACTGGATGGAACTGCGGGCGCTGGAATTTATTGCCGCGCAGGAGAAAAGAGTACCGGCGTCCCTGCCGGATGCGCACACTCAGCCGTTAACGACCAGTGCTTCCTGA
- a CDS encoding glutaredoxin family protein, with translation MKLTRHLKGKALDLVDRLVPVRPQPCSAQQRDLLERESRRMHLYYCRSCASSIAIKRHCEKLGLRVVEKDVVRVNAYRNELLNGGGEPRVPCLRVDDDQGPRWLYSPEAIRNYLNKRF, from the coding sequence ATGAAGCTGACGAGACATCTGAAAGGCAAGGCACTGGATCTGGTTGACCGGCTGGTGCCGGTGCGGCCACAACCCTGCAGCGCGCAACAGCGCGACCTGCTGGAGCGCGAATCGCGCCGTATGCATCTGTACTACTGCCGCAGTTGTGCCTCCTCCATTGCCATTAAACGCCACTGCGAAAAGCTGGGTTTGCGGGTGGTGGAAAAAGACGTGGTGCGTGTGAACGCTTATCGTAATGAGCTGCTTAACGGTGGTGGTGAACCGCGGGTGCCCTGCCTGCGGGTCGATGATGACCAGGGCCCGCGCTGGCTGTACAGCCCGGAAGCCATCCGTAATTATCTGAATAAGCGTTTCTGA
- the lepB gene encoding signal peptidase I, with amino-acid sequence MDIDFPLILLVLTAATGVVALLDKVWLAPQRQSRAQQLIADKAHPEDIHKAETESFVVEQAKSFFPVLAIVFVLRSFIAEPFQIPSGSMEPGLIQGDFILVSKFHYGLRMPVFGNTLIPTGEPARGDVMVFFPPDDPRYFIKRVIGLPGDHIVYRNRQLTINGEAVPTQELGGEPSWRPQKIMAQEQFGDTGAAVQWMIGRSPVTGGPVVWAGPEGEWTVPDGHFFTMGDNRGNSADSRAWGMVPDRNIVGKAVAVWMHWDSWGDIPSFSRNGWIE; translated from the coding sequence ATGGATATCGATTTTCCCCTGATTTTACTGGTACTGACCGCCGCTACCGGTGTCGTGGCGTTATTGGATAAAGTCTGGCTGGCACCGCAGCGCCAGTCCCGGGCGCAGCAGCTGATTGCCGATAAGGCGCACCCTGAGGACATTCACAAGGCCGAAACCGAGTCTTTTGTGGTGGAGCAGGCCAAGTCGTTTTTTCCGGTGCTGGCCATTGTGTTCGTGTTGCGTTCTTTTATTGCCGAACCGTTTCAGATTCCGTCCGGTTCCATGGAGCCGGGGCTGATTCAGGGTGACTTTATTCTGGTCAGCAAGTTTCATTACGGCCTGCGCATGCCGGTGTTCGGCAATACCTTAATTCCGACCGGTGAGCCGGCCCGCGGCGATGTGATGGTGTTTTTTCCGCCCGATGATCCGCGTTATTTCATTAAGCGGGTCATTGGTCTGCCCGGTGATCATATTGTCTACCGCAACCGTCAGCTCACCATCAATGGTGAAGCCGTACCCACGCAAGAGCTGGGCGGTGAACCGTCCTGGCGGCCGCAAAAAATCATGGCGCAGGAGCAGTTCGGTGACACTGGCGCCGCGGTGCAGTGGATGATCGGCCGTTCGCCGGTAACCGGCGGGCCGGTGGTCTGGGCGGGGCCGGAGGGGGAATGGACCGTACCGGACGGGCATTTCTTTACCATGGGTGACAACCGTGGCAACAGTGCTGACAGCCGCGCCTGGGGCATGGTGCCGGACCGCAACATCGTGGGTAAAGCGGTGGCGGTGTGGATGCACTGGGACAGCTGGGGCGATATTCCATCCTTCAGCCGCAATGGCTGGATTGAATAA
- a CDS encoding DMT family protein produces the protein MSISPVAISVGLLICSNVFMTFAWYAHLKTMNHKPWVIAALVSWGIALFEYLLQVPANRIGYTVLSVGQLKVIQEVITLSVFVPFALFYLKEPLKLDYVWAALCLIGAVYFVFRSEMG, from the coding sequence ATGAGCATTTCTCCGGTCGCGATTTCTGTTGGTTTGCTGATCTGCAGTAACGTCTTTATGACCTTTGCCTGGTACGCCCACCTGAAAACCATGAACCACAAGCCTTGGGTGATTGCGGCGCTGGTCAGCTGGGGCATTGCCCTGTTTGAATACTTGCTGCAGGTGCCGGCCAACCGCATTGGTTATACCGTGCTGTCGGTGGGGCAGCTGAAGGTGATACAGGAGGTGATTACCCTCAGCGTGTTTGTGCCCTTTGCTCTGTTTTATTTAAAAGAACCGCTGAAGCTGGATTACGTCTGGGCGGCACTGTGCCTGATCGGCGCGGTCTATTTTGTCTTCCGCAGTGAAATGGGCTGA
- a CDS encoding deoxyguanosinetriphosphate triphosphohydrolase, with product MSATMHWHKLLSATRFGEPQGTLDLEPGRTPFDKDYDRIIFSSAFRRLDRKTQVHPLAENDHVHSRLTHSLEVGCVGRSLGTRVGRALLDKLPLGLNANDVGALVQAACLAHDIGNPPYGHTGEDAIRHWFREAGNAHFLQGLSDIERADLQTFEGNAQGFRIVTQVESHRFSGGLRLTYGTLGAFLKYPWTVDYVQRGEAKKFGCYQTELPILRQVANQLGLLELKPDCWARHPLVYLLEAADDICYGLIDLEDGIEMGLLQYQEVEDLLRPLLDDHWPAVQAELEQADTLRRRLQSLRGLAMEVLVTAASTAFVRHEQQLLAGQLQGDLIDYCPAPVRQVVAAAKQMARERIFRDNRKLAVEIGSYSTLGTLLEAFLLAVRERVLDGQATFRNQRVLELMGRSAPQSDWTLYEAYMRAIDFISGMTDNYAAQIARQFSGYQPGPAHF from the coding sequence ATGTCTGCAACGATGCACTGGCACAAACTGTTGTCTGCCACCCGCTTTGGCGAGCCTCAGGGTACGCTGGATCTGGAACCCGGCCGCACTCCCTTCGATAAAGACTACGATCGCATTATTTTTTCTTCCGCGTTTCGTCGCCTGGATCGTAAAACCCAGGTGCATCCGCTGGCCGAGAACGACCATGTGCACAGCCGCCTGACCCACAGCCTGGAAGTGGGCTGTGTGGGCCGCTCACTGGGTACCCGGGTAGGGCGGGCGCTGCTCGATAAACTGCCACTGGGTTTAAACGCCAATGATGTGGGCGCGCTGGTGCAGGCGGCTTGTCTGGCCCACGATATCGGCAACCCACCTTATGGCCACACCGGTGAAGACGCTATCCGGCACTGGTTCCGCGAAGCGGGCAATGCGCATTTTCTGCAAGGGTTGAGTGACATTGAGCGTGCTGACCTGCAAACCTTTGAAGGCAATGCGCAGGGCTTTCGCATTGTCACGCAGGTGGAATCGCACCGGTTCAGCGGTGGCTTACGTCTTACCTACGGCACCCTGGGGGCCTTTCTGAAATACCCCTGGACGGTGGATTACGTGCAGCGTGGTGAAGCGAAAAAATTCGGCTGTTATCAGACCGAATTACCGATTTTGCGCCAGGTCGCCAACCAGTTGGGGTTGCTGGAATTAAAACCGGATTGCTGGGCACGGCATCCGCTGGTGTATCTGCTGGAAGCCGCCGATGACATCTGTTACGGCCTGATTGATCTGGAAGACGGCATCGAAATGGGCCTGCTGCAGTATCAGGAAGTGGAAGACCTGCTGCGCCCGTTGCTGGACGATCATTGGCCGGCGGTGCAGGCCGAGCTGGAACAGGCCGATACCCTGCGCCGGCGCCTGCAAAGTCTGCGTGGGCTGGCTATGGAAGTGCTGGTAACCGCGGCCAGTACCGCTTTCGTGCGCCATGAACAGCAGTTGCTGGCCGGCCAGTTGCAGGGGGATCTGATTGATTACTGCCCGGCGCCGGTGCGTCAGGTGGTGGCGGCCGCCAAGCAAATGGCGCGGGAACGGATTTTCCGCGATAACCGCAAACTGGCGGTGGAAATCGGTTCCTATTCCACGTTAGGCACCTTGCTGGAAGCCTTTTTACTGGCGGTGCGCGAGCGGGTGCTGGATGGCCAGGCCACCTTCCGTAATCAGCGGGTACTGGAATTAATGGGGCGTTCAGCGCCGCAGAGCGACTGGACGCTGTATGAAGCCTATATGCGCGCCATCGATTTTATTTCCGGCATGACCGATAACTACGCGGCGCAGATTGCCCGGCAGTTTTCCGGTTATCAGCCCGGCCCGGCGCATTTCTGA
- a CDS encoding MarC family protein → MGDTAAVALATLFATVSPIDVSAIFAAITVNASQPARRRMAIRGVAIATIVLGLFAIIGDWLLHALGISLAALRTAGGIMLLLMGIDMVFARSSSANSPTAEEEEEAMGKRDVSVFPLALPLIAGPGTMGALILLMAQTKGHLLEQFTVFAMLGVVMLLTLVSLLAATQLNRLLGVTGMQVITRVMGVLLCALAVQFVFDGIAESGLLPVLEPR, encoded by the coding sequence ATGGGCGATACCGCCGCCGTGGCGCTGGCCACGTTATTTGCCACCGTCAGCCCGATTGATGTGTCGGCCATTTTTGCCGCCATTACTGTGAATGCCAGCCAGCCGGCGCGCCGGCGTATGGCCATCCGCGGCGTTGCCATTGCCACCATTGTGCTGGGGCTGTTTGCCATTATTGGTGACTGGTTGCTGCACGCGCTGGGTATTTCGCTGGCGGCGTTACGCACCGCCGGCGGCATTATGTTGCTGTTAATGGGCATTGATATGGTGTTTGCCCGCAGCTCATCGGCCAACAGCCCGACCGCGGAAGAGGAAGAAGAGGCCATGGGCAAACGCGATGTCTCGGTGTTTCCGCTGGCGCTGCCGTTGATTGCCGGTCCCGGCACCATGGGCGCGCTGATTTTGTTAATGGCGCAAACCAAAGGGCATTTGCTGGAGCAGTTTACCGTGTTTGCCATGCTGGGCGTGGTGATGCTGCTGACCCTGGTCAGCCTGCTGGCGGCCACGCAGCTTAACCGTTTGCTGGGCGTGACCGGTATGCAGGTGATTACCCGGGTGATGGGGGTATTGCTGTGCGCACTGGCGGTGCAGTTTGTGTTTGATGGCATTGCCGAAAGCGGCCTGTTGCCGGTGCTGGAGCCACGCTGA
- a CDS encoding DUF4212 domain-containing protein, which yields MDTDKNNAAAYWKANVRLILGSLFVWALVSYGFAIILRPMLAGINVGGADLGFWFAQQGAIITFIAIIFHYAWRMNKLDKEFGVEE from the coding sequence ATGGATACTGATAAAAACAACGCAGCCGCATATTGGAAGGCCAATGTCCGTCTGATTCTTGGCAGCCTGTTTGTGTGGGCGCTGGTGTCATACGGTTTTGCCATCATTCTGCGTCCGATGTTAGCGGGCATTAATGTTGGCGGAGCAGACCTTGGGTTCTGGTTTGCTCAGCAAGGTGCAATCATCACCTTTATCGCAATCATTTTTCACTACGCGTGGCGAATGAACAAACTCGATAAAGAATTCGGCGTCGAGGAGTGA
- a CDS encoding sodium:solute symporter family protein, translating to MSQFAINLLFVGASFVLYFGIAIWARAGSTKEYYVAGGGVHPVANGMATAADWMSAASFISMAGLLSVGYVNSSFLMGWTGGYVLLAMLLAPYLRKFGKFTVPDFIGDRFYSRGARLVAVICLIVASVTYVIGQMTGAGVAFSRFLEVSSTAGIWIAAGVVLVYAVLGGMKGITYTQVAQYVVLIIAYTIPAVFISLQLTGNAIPSLGMFGTHTESGLPLLEKLNQVVNDLGFQDYTADVDNKLNMLLFTLSLMIGTAGLPHVIIRFFTVPKVADARWSAGWALVFIAMLYLTAPAVGSMARLNLMNTVYPEGTSAPALEYAERPEWIKTWEETGLVKFEDKNSDGRIQVYNDKNANFADTAAERGWNGNELTVNNDIMVLANPEIAGLPGWVIGLIAAGGIAAALSTAAGLLLAISSAVSHDLIKNMIKPDISEKGELMAARISMTVAILLATWLGLNPPGFAAQTVALAFGIAAASIFPALMMGIFSKRVNNRGAVAGMLAGLLSTLVYIFTFLGWFFIPGTNTLANTPDNWLLGISPLSFGAVGAMINFAVAYVVSFATEEPPQEIQDLVESVRTPKGAGAAVDH from the coding sequence ATGAGTCAATTTGCGATTAACCTGCTGTTTGTTGGCGCATCCTTTGTACTGTACTTCGGTATCGCCATCTGGGCCCGCGCCGGGTCTACCAAAGAATATTATGTCGCGGGTGGTGGCGTACACCCGGTTGCCAACGGTATGGCAACTGCCGCTGACTGGATGTCAGCTGCATCGTTTATCTCCATGGCCGGTCTGCTGTCGGTAGGTTACGTTAACTCGTCCTTCCTGATGGGCTGGACCGGTGGTTACGTGCTGCTGGCCATGCTGCTGGCTCCGTACCTGCGTAAGTTCGGTAAGTTCACCGTGCCCGACTTTATCGGTGACCGTTTCTACAGCCGCGGTGCGCGCCTGGTCGCCGTAATCTGTCTGATCGTGGCGTCTGTTACCTACGTAATCGGTCAGATGACCGGTGCCGGTGTAGCCTTCTCCCGCTTCCTGGAAGTAAGCAGCACCGCCGGTATCTGGATTGCCGCCGGTGTGGTACTGGTTTACGCCGTACTGGGTGGTATGAAAGGTATTACCTACACCCAGGTGGCTCAGTACGTGGTACTGATCATTGCTTACACCATTCCTGCCGTGTTCATCTCTCTGCAGTTAACCGGTAACGCCATTCCGTCACTGGGTATGTTCGGTACTCACACCGAGTCTGGTCTGCCGCTGCTGGAAAAACTGAACCAGGTGGTTAATGACCTGGGCTTCCAGGACTACACCGCTGACGTCGACAACAAACTGAACATGCTGTTGTTCACCCTGTCGCTGATGATCGGTACCGCTGGTCTGCCGCACGTAATCATCCGTTTCTTCACCGTACCGAAAGTAGCCGACGCCCGTTGGTCTGCTGGCTGGGCACTGGTGTTCATTGCCATGCTGTACCTGACTGCTCCGGCCGTAGGTTCCATGGCTCGTCTGAACCTGATGAACACCGTGTATCCGGAAGGCACCAGTGCTCCGGCGCTGGAATACGCTGAACGTCCTGAGTGGATCAAGACCTGGGAAGAAACTGGTCTGGTGAAATTTGAAGACAAAAACAGCGATGGCCGTATCCAGGTGTACAACGACAAAAACGCTAACTTTGCCGACACCGCTGCCGAGCGTGGTTGGAACGGTAACGAGCTGACCGTTAACAACGACATCATGGTACTGGCTAACCCGGAAATTGCCGGTCTGCCGGGCTGGGTAATCGGTCTGATTGCTGCCGGTGGTATTGCGGCTGCACTGTCTACCGCTGCCGGTCTGCTGCTCGCCATTTCCTCTGCGGTATCCCACGACCTGATCAAGAATATGATCAAGCCGGATATCAGTGAGAAAGGTGAACTGATGGCTGCCCGTATCTCCATGACCGTTGCCATTCTGCTGGCCACCTGGCTGGGTCTGAACCCACCCGGTTTCGCCGCACAAACGGTAGCTCTGGCGTTCGGTATTGCCGCAGCGTCGATCTTCCCGGCACTGATGATGGGTATCTTCTCCAAGCGGGTGAACAACCGTGGCGCGGTTGCCGGTATGCTGGCAGGTCTGCTGAGCACACTGGTGTATATCTTCACCTTCCTGGGTTGGTTCTTCATTCCGGGTACCAACACCCTGGCCAACACTCCGGATAATTGGCTGCTGGGTATCTCCCCGCTGTCGTTCGGTGCGGTGGGTGCGATGATCAACTTTGCTGTGGCTTATGTGGTGTCGTTCGCCACCGAAGAACCGCCGCAGGAAATTCAGGATCTGGTAGAAAGCGTACGTACTCCAAAAGGTGCTGGCGCTGCTGTTGATCACTGA
- a CDS encoding 3'-5' exonuclease, whose amino-acid sequence MMPFWLRQLIPGYQLPKGRWQHLAEPYKGDEVVVLDCETSIFDKKKGELLSIAAVCVKGGEIRLSQALDLVVNSNAITDPDAVRVHYLRREDRHKGVAVSEAIENLLDFVGNRPIVGYYIDYDRAILNRYIRQLYNFELPNRFIDVADLYTLRKRRVHPQMPVGLKFEDIAEDLKVPVIERHTAMGDVISTALMYIKLVHFKR is encoded by the coding sequence ATGATGCCGTTCTGGTTGCGCCAGCTTATTCCTGGTTATCAGCTGCCGAAAGGCCGCTGGCAGCATCTGGCTGAGCCTTATAAAGGCGATGAAGTGGTGGTGCTGGATTGTGAAACCAGTATTTTTGATAAAAAGAAAGGCGAGTTGCTGAGCATTGCTGCCGTGTGCGTAAAAGGCGGGGAAATCCGCTTATCGCAGGCTCTGGATCTGGTGGTGAACTCCAACGCCATTACCGACCCGGATGCGGTGCGGGTGCATTATCTGCGCCGTGAAGACCGGCATAAAGGTGTGGCGGTGTCAGAAGCCATTGAGAACCTGTTGGATTTTGTCGGTAACCGGCCCATTGTCGGTTATTACATTGATTACGACCGCGCCATTCTTAACCGTTATATCCGCCAGCTGTATAACTTTGAGCTACCCAACCGTTTTATTGATGTGGCCGATCTGTACACTTTGCGCAAGCGCCGGGTGCATCCGCAGATGCCGGTGGGGCTTAAATTTGAGGATATTGCGGAAGACTTAAAAGTGCCGGTGATTGAGCGTCACACCGCCATGGGTGATGTTATTTCAACGGCATTAATGTACATCAAACTGGTGCATTTCAAGCGCTGA
- a CDS encoding DUF294 nucleotidyltransferase-like domain-containing protein, translating to MTIQINLNQPPFSFLEPEQLQWLTGHLDLVFYPAGSVILNEGDASPGLFIVYKGVVSETDQSGNKLYARYGNEDIFDVRAILESGCKHKYTATEETLCYLLKTKNFIHLLDKSKDFSVYFKTDLGTRQNLVEQRDSGAGVSEFILSRIDEESIRPPVYVTGQTSLSRVAAIMEEQKYDAVLVRTAKEIGIVTGTDLLRATLLGDKTKQTKVADIAQFNLIEVKYGDFLFNALLKMTQHHIERVVVTRDGDIVGMLELMDMLSVFSTHSHVIAMRIEQSKTLKELVIAAKRLEVLIDSLNQQGVKIVAIMELITTLNRRLMQRAFELIFPKRLQQSVCILVLGSEGRGEQILKTDQDNAIILKNEHDREAVLPLLQSFHQALLDFGYPPCPGGVMFINDSWINTVDGWQGKVGRWLNSASPEAMMNMAIFMDGEAICGDMELFRQVKRSWQKPELRSSVASAWFARPALKFETPLNFLGNIREDHGHIDIKKGGIFPLVHGVRALSFEFGVSDTNTLVRLDRLQELQVLAPEVVQGLKDALLFFLRIRLRQQLESGVDNPGLSQQLSLSAMRSVDRSLLRHALHRVKKFKQLLINHYHLESFG from the coding sequence ATGACCATTCAGATCAATCTTAATCAGCCACCGTTCAGCTTTCTGGAGCCGGAACAGTTGCAGTGGCTTACCGGGCATCTGGATCTGGTTTTTTATCCGGCCGGCAGCGTTATTCTGAACGAAGGGGATGCCTCACCCGGTTTGTTTATTGTGTATAAAGGGGTGGTTTCGGAAACGGATCAGAGCGGCAATAAGCTGTATGCGCGTTACGGCAATGAAGATATTTTTGATGTGCGTGCCATTCTGGAATCCGGCTGCAAGCATAAGTACACGGCCACGGAAGAAACGCTGTGCTATTTACTGAAAACCAAAAACTTCATTCACCTGCTGGATAAATCCAAAGATTTCTCGGTTTATTTTAAAACGGATTTAGGAACCCGGCAGAATCTGGTTGAGCAGCGTGACAGCGGGGCCGGGGTGTCAGAATTTATTCTGTCCCGCATTGATGAAGAAAGCATCCGCCCGCCGGTGTACGTTACCGGCCAGACCAGCCTCAGCCGCGTGGCGGCCATTATGGAAGAGCAGAAATACGATGCGGTGCTGGTGCGCACAGCCAAAGAAATCGGCATTGTTACCGGCACCGATCTGCTGCGGGCTACGTTGCTGGGGGATAAAACCAAGCAAACCAAAGTGGCGGACATTGCTCAGTTTAATCTGATTGAAGTGAAATACGGCGACTTCCTGTTTAATGCGTTGCTGAAAATGACCCAGCATCATATTGAGCGGGTGGTGGTTACCCGCGATGGCGATATTGTCGGCATGCTGGAATTAATGGATATGCTGAGTGTGTTTTCAACCCACTCTCATGTTATTGCCATGCGGATTGAGCAGTCGAAAACCCTGAAAGAGCTGGTCATCGCCGCCAAACGCCTGGAAGTATTGATCGACAGCCTGAATCAGCAGGGTGTGAAAATTGTCGCCATTATGGAGTTAATTACCACGCTTAACCGGCGTCTGATGCAGCGGGCTTTTGAGCTGATTTTCCCCAAGCGTCTGCAGCAGAGTGTGTGCATTCTGGTGCTGGGCAGTGAAGGGCGCGGCGAGCAGATTCTGAAAACCGACCAGGACAACGCCATTATTCTGAAAAACGAGCACGACCGCGAAGCCGTGTTGCCGTTGTTGCAGAGTTTTCATCAGGCCTTGCTGGATTTCGGCTATCCGCCGTGCCCGGGTGGGGTGATGTTTATTAACGACAGCTGGATTAATACCGTGGACGGCTGGCAGGGCAAAGTGGGCCGCTGGCTGAATTCCGCCAGCCCGGAAGCCATGATGAATATGGCTATTTTTATGGATGGCGAAGCCATTTGCGGGGATATGGAATTATTCCGGCAGGTAAAACGCAGCTGGCAGAAGCCGGAGTTGCGCTCCAGTGTGGCGTCGGCCTGGTTTGCCCGCCCGGCACTGAAGTTTGAAACGCCGCTGAATTTCCTCGGTAATATCCGCGAAGACCATGGCCATATTGATATTAAAAAAGGCGGTATTTTTCCGCTGGTGCATGGGGTGCGGGCGCTGTCCTTTGAATTTGGCGTCAGTGACACCAACACCCTGGTAAGGCTGGACCGCTTACAGGAATTACAGGTACTGGCCCCGGAAGTGGTGCAGGGTTTAAAAGATGCGTTGCTGTTCTTTTTGCGTATCCGTCTGCGCCAGCAACTGGAAAGCGGGGTGGATAATCCGGGCCTCAGTCAGCAGCTGAGCTTATCAGCCATGCGCAGTGTTGACCGCAGTCTGTTGCGCCATGCGCTGCACCGGGTGAAGAAGTTCAAGCAGTTATTAATTAATCATTATCATCTGGAGAGCTTCGGATGA